One Thermicanus aegyptius DSM 12793 DNA segment encodes these proteins:
- the trpS gene encoding tryptophan--tRNA ligase, whose protein sequence is MSGKRIFSGVQPSGNLTIGNYLGAIQQFVRLQEDGEEAFYCVVDLHAVTVPQNPEELREKTVEVAALYMACGLNPKKSTLFVQSHVPAHAELGWLLQCVARIGELNRMTQYKEKGGGKDTVNVGLYTYPVLMAADILLYQATHVPVGEDQKQHLELTRDIAERFNKQFGELFTLPEPMIGEVGARIMALDEPQKKMSKSAKNEMSRIILLDSPEMILKKIKRAVTDTENEIRYDPVRKPGISNLLSIYSLFSGESIDALERKYAGVQYGPFKNDLAEVITDSLSEIQRRYRELSREEVIASLQEGAEKASEVAEQTLRKARELFGFLPKTNQLLSEKL, encoded by the coding sequence ATGAGTGGAAAGCGGATCTTTTCGGGGGTGCAGCCCTCGGGAAATCTAACGATTGGGAATTATCTAGGAGCTATACAACAATTTGTTCGCCTTCAGGAGGATGGGGAAGAGGCGTTTTATTGTGTCGTGGACCTGCATGCCGTGACGGTTCCTCAAAACCCCGAGGAGTTGAGGGAGAAGACGGTGGAGGTAGCGGCGCTCTATATGGCCTGTGGACTTAATCCGAAGAAATCCACCTTATTCGTCCAATCCCATGTGCCCGCCCATGCGGAGCTGGGCTGGTTACTCCAATGTGTGGCGAGAATTGGTGAACTAAATCGGATGACCCAATATAAGGAAAAAGGGGGAGGGAAGGATACGGTAAACGTCGGATTATATACCTATCCCGTGCTGATGGCAGCCGACATCCTTCTCTACCAAGCGACGCATGTACCGGTAGGAGAGGATCAGAAACAACATCTAGAGCTTACCCGTGATATTGCCGAGCGGTTTAACAAGCAATTTGGAGAGTTGTTTACCTTGCCGGAACCCATGATCGGTGAAGTGGGGGCACGAATCATGGCCCTTGATGAACCGCAAAAAAAGATGTCCAAATCGGCAAAAAATGAGATGAGTCGAATCATTCTCCTCGATTCTCCAGAGATGATCCTTAAGAAGATAAAAAGGGCAGTCACCGATACGGAGAATGAAATCCGTTATGATCCCGTAAGAAAGCCGGGCATCTCAAATCTCTTAAGTATCTATAGCCTTTTCTCCGGAGAATCTATAGACGCCCTCGAGAGAAAGTATGCAGGAGTTCAATATGGCCCCTTTAAAAACGATCTGGCGGAGGTGATCACCGACTCCCTTTCCGAGATCCAGAGGAGGTACAGGGAATTAAGCCGGGAAGAGGTGATCGCTTCTCTCCAGGAGGGAGCGGAAAAAGCATCCGAAGTAGCTGAACAAACGCTCCGAAAGGCAAGGGAATTGTTCGGATTCCTGCCCAAAACGAATCAGCTATTATCAGAAAAGCTTTGA
- a CDS encoding RNA-binding S4 domain-containing protein produces the protein MRVDQFLKASRLVKRRTVAKELADQGRVLINGRTAKAGTTVSVGDKLTLLFGQKEVTVEVLDLKENPKKEEADSLYRMIEEKKRESDEG, from the coding sequence ATGAGGGTGGATCAATTTTTAAAAGCATCCAGATTGGTTAAGCGCCGGACTGTGGCGAAGGAACTGGCGGATCAGGGAAGAGTTCTGATCAACGGCCGTACGGCAAAAGCCGGGACTACGGTATCGGTTGGAGATAAACTGACGCTGCTTTTCGGACAGAAAGAAGTAACGGTAGAAGTCCTTGATCTAAAGGAGAATCCGAAAAAAGAGGAGGCCGATTCCTTATATCGTATGATCGAGGAGAAAAAAAGAGAGAGTGATGAAGGGTAA
- the yabQ gene encoding spore cortex biosynthesis protein YabQ → MSLAEQIATLLAVTGTGMGMALTYDWYGWFRRRLHLRGAILAFLDLLYWFLFALLFLFILIRVNGGQFRILLFFLLGFGGIIYFRFFSAPFLQGWDKAAILLLRISRWMEELLFAVWRGVYLLILRPLQVLIRALVSFTLFILMGFGQIFGAFLRKTGKSLYALSLIPVKMILKMFGKSGE, encoded by the coding sequence ATGAGCCTGGCGGAACAGATCGCAACACTTTTAGCCGTGACAGGCACAGGGATGGGGATGGCCCTCACCTATGATTGGTACGGCTGGTTTCGGAGGCGCCTTCATCTGCGTGGAGCAATACTTGCTTTCCTTGATCTCCTCTATTGGTTTCTCTTTGCCCTTCTTTTCCTGTTCATTTTAATTCGGGTGAACGGCGGACAATTCCGTATTCTTCTCTTCTTTCTCCTCGGTTTTGGAGGCATCATCTATTTTCGTTTTTTTTCGGCGCCTTTTCTTCAAGGGTGGGATAAGGCAGCGATTCTTCTTCTCCGAATCAGCAGATGGATGGAGGAGCTTCTCTTTGCCGTTTGGAGAGGGGTGTACCTCCTGATACTTCGGCCGCTTCAAGTTCTTATAAGAGCCCTGGTGAGTTTTACTCTTTTTATCCTTATGGGTTTTGGTCAAATTTTTGGCGCCTTTTTGCGCAAAACTGGGAAAAGCCTCTATGCACTTTCCCTCATCCCTGTTAAAATGATCTTAAAGATGTTTGGCAAGTCAGGGGAGTGA
- the yabP gene encoding sporulation protein YabP → MAEKTVRHEINLFNRKSLSLSGVKKVESFDSEEFLLETEMGYLLVKGENLHLRNLSVEAGEVAIEGKIKELGYLDQYEPGVKVKGFFGKLFK, encoded by the coding sequence ATGGCCGAGAAGACGGTCCGGCACGAAATAAACCTTTTTAACCGAAAATCCTTAAGTTTATCCGGCGTGAAGAAAGTGGAGAGCTTTGACAGCGAGGAGTTTTTGTTGGAAACCGAGATGGGGTATCTCCTGGTGAAGGGAGAGAATCTCCATTTGCGCAATCTCAGTGTAGAAGCAGGGGAAGTAGCCATTGAGGGGAAGATCAAAGAGTTGGGATACCTGGACCAGTATGAACCCGGGGTTAAAGTAAAAGGCTTTTTCGGGAAGTTATTTAAATGA
- a CDS encoding S1 domain-containing RNA-binding protein: MSIEVGSKLSGKVTGITHFGAFVELPGGVTGLVHISEVDDQYVKDIHEFLKINDVVTVKVLNVEPNGKIGLSIRQAKPKSAPDPVTRRAMDRNFEDKLSRFLKDSEERLTTLRRSTESKRGGRGSRRSY, from the coding sequence ATGTCCATTGAAGTTGGCAGCAAATTGTCTGGAAAGGTTACAGGAATTACCCATTTTGGGGCTTTTGTTGAGCTGCCAGGAGGGGTCACAGGACTTGTCCACATTTCCGAGGTGGACGATCAGTATGTGAAAGATATTCACGAATTCCTCAAGATTAATGATGTGGTAACCGTGAAAGTGTTAAATGTTGAACCCAACGGAAAGATCGGATTATCGATTCGCCAAGCGAAGCCCAAATCGGCTCCTGATCCTGTGACTCGACGGGCAATGGACCGAAATTTTGAGGATAAGTTGAGTCGTTTCTTAAAAGATAGCGAAGAAAGACTCACCACACTCCGCCGTTCCACGGAATCAAAGCGGGGTGGACGTGGTTCCCGTAGAAGTTATTAG
- a CDS encoding FtsB family cell division protein: MWRKEQGVKRRMRLALFVVGLLLIWALYIGWQQERLIKSQEEVKSSITKELEQKKAEKKDLEYQVERLKDPDYIANLARSKYYMSKEGEVIFEIIPSDGN; this comes from the coding sequence ATGTGGAGGAAGGAGCAAGGAGTTAAGCGAAGGATGCGGCTTGCTCTTTTTGTCGTCGGGTTACTCCTGATTTGGGCTCTTTATATCGGCTGGCAGCAGGAAAGACTCATCAAATCCCAGGAGGAAGTTAAAAGTAGCATCACAAAAGAACTGGAGCAGAAAAAGGCGGAAAAAAAGGATCTGGAGTACCAGGTGGAACGTTTGAAGGATCCGGACTACATCGCCAATCTTGCTCGCAGCAAATATTATATGTCCAAAGAAGGGGAAGTGATTTTTGAAATTATTCCATCGGATGGCAATTGA